The genomic stretch TCAAAAACCAAATAAGAAGCCATGATGAATGTCTTGTTATGTGGTCTGTTGACATTGTAAAACTGATTTAGGAAACCTTTGTTTTGAGTGTTAATTAGCTTTTTGGCTGACTTGTTTAAGTTGTTTTCAGAGTTATTGAACTAGCCTTGTGTTTGACTCTGTTTAGTGCCTTTTGTTCTCAGAGTTATTGAACTCTGTTGTCTTGTTTAAGTTGTTTTCAGTGTGATTGTCACTTGATCACAGGTTATGCTTCAATTACAAGAAATGTTTATTTACTTTTTGGGGATTGCTATAAATGTTATGTAACCTGTTATGGTCAATGTGATCAAATTTACTAGTACATATAAATGTTAATTACCAAGTTTGTGCTGCAAGTACTCTATTTGGTTTTATTGCACTTTGCAAAAAACAACACATACAGGTTCTCATCAAATTTATAGTCCAATAATTTGGTACACTGTTAATACAAATCAGGTTCCATGAAAACAAAATACAAGAGTTGTTATTCCCTATTTCAACCAAATTTGGCACATTCACAGTTATCAAAATACACACTAATTATTCACATTTACTCTTCATCCACTATTTAACATTACTCCAACTCAGTTCTTAAGCAGAGCAAAGAAATCGATGAAGACACCAATTGCAACCCCAATGCACATCATGGTTAGAAGAATTTCAATCCTCCTCAATTTCTCCTTCAATTCTTTTGTAAGAACAGGTAGCACCATGGGGTCAATGTCCTCATACTGCACTGATTCGGAAAGCTTCCTAGTGCTCTTCTGTTTGAGTTTTCCACCTGAAGATAGCATGGGTTTGTTGTTCCAAGAACATTCCTCCTCTTCAACCATGTCTTGCTCTTCCAACTCATCAATCCATTGAAAATATTTGCAATCCTGGTTTTTATTCTGTCAAGAACAAAAATTGAAAACCCATGAAGAACAGATCAATCATAACATGCGAAACACATATTAAAACAGGAATAATAACAAAGACCCATTGGAGGACAAAACCCAGTCATGCTTACCTTCCATAGTGGGCACCGAAAGAACCACCTCCCTGGGTTAGCATTCGTCTTCGATCTCAGAGCAACAACAGCAAGAGAACAGCGACACATACCGTCGTACTTCTTCATA from Arachis stenosperma cultivar V10309 chromosome 9, arast.V10309.gnm1.PFL2, whole genome shotgun sequence encodes the following:
- the LOC130950416 gene encoding uncharacterized protein At4g04775-like, translated to MDAAGMKRRSASMVEGGNDRCEESGMKKYDGMCRCSLAVVALRSKTNANPGRWFFRCPLWKNKNQDCKYFQWIDELEEQDMVEEEECSWNNKPMLSSGGKLKQKSTRKLSESVQYEDIDPMVLPVLTKELKEKLRRIEILLTMMCIGVAIGVFIDFFALLKN